The following DNA comes from Streptomyces globosus.
TGAAGCCCTGAACCGAGCCGGACGAGTCGCGCAGCGCCTCGCGGGTCTGCGCGTCCCACACGCCGAGCTTCTTCAGGTCCTCCACCAGGTAGGCGTTGACCTGGAGGAACTCACCCGACAGCGTCTCGCGCTTGAACAGGTTCGACACCTGCGGCTCGATGCACTCGTACACGCCCGCGATCGAGGCGATCGTCGCCGTCGGCGCGATGGCCAGCAGCAGCGAGTTGCGCATGCCGGTCTCGGCGATCCGGGTGCGCAGCGCCTCCCAGCGCTCCGGCCAGGCCCGCTCGGTGCCGTAGTGGTCGGGGTGCAGCACACCCTGCGCGGTACGGGTCTCCGCCCACGCCGGGACGGGGCCGTGCTTCTCCGCGAGGTCCGCGGAGGCCTCGTACGCCGCGAGCATGATGCGCTCGGCAATCTTCGTGGACAGCGCCTTCGCCTCGGCGGAGTCGAAGGGCAGGCGCAGCTTGAAGAAGACGTCCTGCAGGCCCATCGCACCCAGGCCCACCGGGCGCCACTTGGCGTTGGAGCGGCCGGCCTGCTCCGTCGGGTAGAAGTTGATGTCCACCACGCGGTCGAGGAAGGTCACGGCCGTGCGGACGGTCTCGTCCAGGCGCTCCCAGTCCATCTCGCCGGTCTCGGCGAGCACGAACGCGCCGAGGTTGACCGAGCCGAGGTTGCAGACGGCGGTCTCGCCGTCGTTGGTGACCTCGATGATCTCGGTGCACAGGTTGGAGGAGTGGACGACCGTGCCGGGGAGCGCGGTCTGGTTCGCGGTCCGGTTGGAGGCGTCCTTGAACGTCATCCAGCCCTGGCCGGTCTGCGCGAGGGTGCGCATCATGCGGCCGTACAGCTCGCGGGCGGGCATGGTCTTCTTGGCGAGCCCGGCCTGCTCGGCCTTGGTGTAGGCGGCGTCGAACTCCTCGCCGTACAGGTCGACCAGCTCGGGGACGTCGGACGGGGAGAACAGCGACCACTCGCCGTCGGCGTTCACGCGGCGCATGAACTCGTCGGGGATCCAGTGCGCGAGGTTCAGGTTGTGCGTGCGGCGGGCGTCCTCGCCGGTGTTGTCGCGCAGCTCCAGGAACTCCTCGATGTCCGCGTGCCAGGTCTCCAGGTAGACGGCGGCGGCGCCCTTGCGGCGGCCGCCCTGGTTCACGGCGGCGACGGAGGCGTCGAGGGTCTTCAGGAACGGGACGATGCCGTTGGAGTGGCCGTTCGTGCCGCGGATCAGGGAGCCGCGGGCGCGGATGCGCGAGTACGACAGGCCGATGCCGCCGGCGTGCTTCGACAGGCGCGCCACCTGGTGGTAGCGGTCGTAGATCGAGTCGAGCTCGTCCAGCGGGGAGTCCAGCAGGTAGCAGGAGGACATCTGCGGGTGCCGGGTGCCGGAGTTGAAGAGGGTGGGCGACGACGGCAGGTAGTCCAGGCGGCTCATCAGCCGGTAGAGGGAGGCGACTTCCTCGACGGCGGCGGCGCTGTCGTCGGCGGCGAGGCCGCAGGCGACGCGCAGCATGAAGTGCTGCGGGGTCTCGATGACCTGGCGGGTGATCGGGTGGCGCAGCAGGTAGCGGCTGTGCAGGGTGCGCAGGCCGAAGAAGCCGAAGCGGTCGTCGGCGCCCTCGGCGAGGGTGTGCTCGACGAGCGCGTCGAGGCGGCTCGCGTGGAGGCGGACGAACTCGGCGGTGCGGTCGGCGATCAGGCCCTCGCGGTGGCCGACCTCGACGGACGCGGAGAAGGAGGTCGAGCCCTGGCTCGCGGCCTCCTCGGCGACGGCGACCGTCAGCAGCCGGGCGGCGAGCCGGGAGTACGCCGGGTCCTCCGAG
Coding sequences within:
- a CDS encoding ribonucleoside-diphosphate reductase subunit alpha → MTIAPSAPRAESDPSDHGAEAGGPGAALLRTLTELTADLPDTDPGRVAAAALRGRSAAADEAELRGLATEAAAGLISEDPAYSRLAARLLTVAVAEEAASQGSTSFSASVEVGHREGLIADRTAEFVRLHASRLDALVEHTLAEGADDRFGFFGLRTLHSRYLLRHPITRQVIETPQHFMLRVACGLAADDSAAAVEEVASLYRLMSRLDYLPSSPTLFNSGTRHPQMSSCYLLDSPLDELDSIYDRYHQVARLSKHAGGIGLSYSRIRARGSLIRGTNGHSNGIVPFLKTLDASVAAVNQGGRRKGAAAVYLETWHADIEEFLELRDNTGEDARRTHNLNLAHWIPDEFMRRVNADGEWSLFSPSDVPELVDLYGEEFDAAYTKAEQAGLAKKTMPARELYGRMMRTLAQTGQGWMTFKDASNRTANQTALPGTVVHSSNLCTEIIEVTNDGETAVCNLGSVNLGAFVLAETGEMDWERLDETVRTAVTFLDRVVDINFYPTEQAGRSNAKWRPVGLGAMGLQDVFFKLRLPFDSAEAKALSTKIAERIMLAAYEASADLAEKHGPVPAWAETRTAQGVLHPDHYGTERAWPERWEALRTRIAETGMRNSLLLAIAPTATIASIAGVYECIEPQVSNLFKRETLSGEFLQVNAYLVEDLKKLGVWDAQTREALRDSSGSVQGFNWIPADVRELYRTAWEIPQRGLIDMAAARTPYLDQSQSLNLFMETPTIGKLSSMYAYAWKQGLKTTYYLRSRPATKIARAASGAAVPAAATPLPQAVDADALACSLENPESCEACQ